TAGGTGGTCAGTACACGGTGGCTTGAGTTGCAGATGGATGGGAATGGTTTGTGTGTAAAGAAACTGTTTGGAACTTTGCTGTTGGTTGTGTGGTCGGTCTCCACGGGAAAATGGTACTGATGCTGCAGGACCGATTCGTCAGAAAAGGTCCCTGCTGCAACTTGGCAGCATGCGTACGTGTGCAGCTGTCGTTGAAGAACAGGGAATGACGTGAAGAACAAACACCCAAGCTAGCTGTGGAGGAGAATGGTGGAAGAACCAAGGATCATATATGGTGTACAGTGTACTGCTGATTTTACCATTCCGTGCTCTCATCAGCAGACACCTTTGTTTCCTTGTTGGACTAGTAGCTCAAGTGTGAACGAAACGAGAGTGCTTACCTACGGATTCCTCTgttttccttctctctctctctctctctctctctctctctctctctctctctctctctctctctctctctctctccccaaaAGAGAGTTGGCCTGATTGTTCATTACCATACGTATTTGATTTGAGAGGAATGGTGGGTTTAGACGTACCGTTCTTGAGGGATTATTGTCTTCATTATTTAACCTTCCACTGATTAAACAAGTGTACGTAGACTTGAAACAGACCTAGCTAGCTACTTTTAGACGTAAATAAACTACTACTGGTAACTGTTCTTGCAAACGATTCAAACTAAAATGACCTGACCGAGTACATTTTCAGAGAATAGACGAAAAAGGATAAATTTCTGTGGAGGCAACGAACTGGGCCGATCTCCAGTAACCTTTTTGGGCCGATCGAGAAAATAAATTCAATCCGCTTGCTAAGCCGGGCCGTTGTGTAGTTGCGTACTTGCGTAGAGAAAACTGGGCCCAGTAGTATTTTCACTTGCCTGTTCGTTGCTCTGGTTGTCGGCGCTGCTCCTCTATTTTGTCTTGCTCACGCAACCAATTGCTTGATCGCTCGCGCGTATCGTCGTGTCTCACATGGCAATGGCATCTGCGTCTGCTTGGCTGCTACTTTGCTAGCGTCTCTGATCGCCTGCGATGCTGCTCGATCTTaggtgctcatgcatgcatgctattCATGACAGCACATATTATTTACAAAGATTGCATcatcatttaggctaaaaccaATCGAACTGGTGAAGAATCATCCACCCCATCCATGATCTGCCCGATGATGCTGCCCTTGTCCTCGTCGCTCCACGGGTGTTCCTGCGGCGTCACCATCTCCCAGTCCCAGTGCCCCCGGTACCGAACATGCCCGGCCCTGAACATGGCgaggcggcgcagcgccgccgtgcacgCTCCCACCACGAACCTGACGAGGCAGATCTGCCTCGACGTCCCCCTGAAACCAGCCACCACAAACTCCTCCAGGTGGCGCAGCCGAGGCGGCTCCGCgtccgcgggcggcggccatggtatCTCGTGACCACCGCCGCCGGGctcgtcctcgccgtcgcctggCGCGATGATGTGGACGTGAAGGGTCTCGAGGGCCGGCGCCATCTCCAGGAGGCGGCGGATCTACGTGGCGTCCCAGGACGAGGGCACGTCGGCGACCAGCAGCCGCCTCAGGTTCGGCAAGAGGAATTCAGCCGCCGGCGGGGCGCTCGACGGCACGATCCATCTGTAAGGCCCGGTGAAGCGGATGACGAGGCTCCTTGTGCCCGGGGTGTCCTCAACGAACCCGTCGAGGTCCAGCTCGAGGACCCAGCCTAGCAGCAGTGGGTCGTCGCCGCAGTGCATGGTGATGTTCAGTTGGCTGAGGCGAGGAGCTGAAGTGCTGGTCTCGAAGAACACCCTAGTTCGAATCGAGGCTAGGCTCTCGAGTCGGGGGAGAGCCACCACCTGGAGCTGCCGGAACGCAATCCTCGACCACGAGCTCTCTCATCTGTGACCTGGGGGCGTCCACGAACACGACCAGCATTATGCCCTTGGCGCTGCTGCAGCCGCAGGAGACGAGGTGCAGCGTCTGCAGCTGCGGGCATGAGGTGAAGACGCCCTCGTAGGCCGCCGCGGGCGTCGACTCCGGCAGGTCTTGCAGGACGAGCACGGTGAGCGCGCCGTACCCGTGCAGGGGCGGGGGCACGCAGCCGGCGAGCCTCAGGCTCCGCAGCCGCGACTCGCGGGGCGCCTCGCACAGGCCATGGCTAGGGAAGGTGTGGACGTCTCTTTCTCCTCGACGTCGACGGAACGTTGGCCTGGCCACGGCCTCGAGGTCCTCGACGCCCCAAGCGTCGACGGCCTCCGCGACGAGCCGGTTCATgaacccggcggcggcggcgctgccggtgATGAAGAACTCGAGGCGCAGCCTCGTGACCCTGCGGCGAGGTCCCTCCAGGAAGCTCGccgtggagcgggtgaaggcgCGCATGGCGCGGCGCTCGTACCGCCTGATGTTGGGAACCAGCTCCAGGCCCAGAGCGCGGGGTCTGTAGTGTAGAACGCTTCGATTGGCGCAGATGTCGTTGTAGAGGTAGACCCATCGGTGGTACCGCGGCGGGAGCATGTCGCCGGCGCTCAAGGCGAGGGCGCCGAGCTCGCGGGGGAGGTGCGCCCAGCGCTTCGAGAGCGACCCGGTGCCGAGTGCCGAGTGCCGAGCGGGTGTCGAGACGGCGCAGGATGAGAAGGAGAAGGTCGTCGGGGAGGGCACTTATCCGGTCCTCGCAGCGGACAGCCAGCGCCCGGCGCCGGAGCAGGATTTGACCGGCCTCGCTGCTTCTCCTCGCCATTAGAGAGGTACCTCCACCTGCGCGACGGACGAACCGAGTAGCGACAGGATGCGCCTGcctcgcggccgcggcggcaaaCATTCATAGCGCCGCCGGGATCGACATAGAAACCTGTTCGGACTAGGCCCGCCGGACAAGCTTGCGGCATTGCGTGGACCAGCGCCTCCGAGACGGACTAGGaagggagcgccgccggcgatGCTGGAGCGCAGGTTAGGCTGAAATTACCTGACCAAGCTTCAGAGAGGGGCCAAGGCTGAAGTTATATTTTATCCCGCACATGTAATACATGCGCCCATGAATTGGCTCCTACTGGTTTGAATTGGGACACAGATCATGCATACAAATTTTTGCGTTGATCCTCTTCCAGTTCCAGATTTTGTGAGGTTCGGGTTCATGATTTTGTAAGCTCCAGTTCTCCTTGCTCCACCGTAGGCATGTTCGTACCGTTCCTGGCTCCCGCAACCACTCCTATCGATCATGCAAGCGGCACTTGCAGTCCACGAAAAgaacaaagttaaaaaaaaattgcagggCAGGCAATGTCACCTTTCATCGAGATTGCGCAGCAGATGTTCCTCTGAAAAAAACCCTCGCTGATGAATGAAAGATTCAACTGGCCCTCTGACCCTATTCTAGGCCTCACGATCGATTTACCATCTAAAAAATGCTAATAAAGAGAGCATACTGCATTTCCTACACTACAAGGGGCTTCATAATAGTACTTTAGGTTCTAGCTATGCACAGTGCTTCACGGATGCAGACATCTGGTTCTGCATGACAGTTTCTCCTTTGGTCAGCGTATCTGAAGATCACTTTGCGTGGCGTCGTCCTAACGCTGCACTACAAGACACGTCCATCTTACTGTCAGAGCCAATTAATTTTTCAGAATACGCAAGAAATGAAAACTACAAGAACATATAGAGACAAATAAAAGCACAACGGAGCAAGATCGATCTCTACCTCCCTGCTTGATTACAAAGTGATCTGCGTATTGATCGATTGATTACCTGAACTACACGGTGTGGGAGAAGGCATCACGACGAGGGTTGCATGTTGTAGGCGAGGGGCGCCGCCTCGCTCTCGTTCGAGTGCACCGACGAGCCGTCGTCGTCCTTGTcctcccccgcggcggcgcggtcctCCCCGAGCACGGTGGTCTCGCCGAACCGCACCCGGCGCGCGGCGCTGCTGGCGGTGGGGGACCTCCCCTCGGCGGCGTGCCTCGCGCTGCGCGCGCCCTTGAGGCTCGTgctgcccggcgccggcgccacggCATTCCTCGACGACGCCTGCCGCTCCAcgttgctcgccgccgccgccgccgcgcccgaagAGCAGCGGCACCGGTACGCGAACGTGGCGATCCAGAACGCCCAGGGCAGCGCGACGAGCccgaggccggcggccggcagccaGGGCGGCACATCGGCCGGGGGCAGCGTGAGGTAGAGCACCAGGCAACCGCCGCCGGCAAgcacggcgaggaggaggagcaccgccaccacccacacgcacgcgctccccgccggccgcgcctgATCCGGCTGCTGCCTCTGCGGAGGGCCGCCCATCGATCCCTCCCGATCGGATCCAAACCGATCAAACTGGCAAGAAACCCAACAGCCTGATCAACAAATAAATTGCGACGCAACGGCA
The nucleotide sequence above comes from Panicum virgatum strain AP13 chromosome 3K, P.virgatum_v5, whole genome shotgun sequence. Encoded proteins:
- the LOC120700363 gene encoding uncharacterized protein LOC120700363; the protein is MGGPPQRQQPDQARPAGSACVWVVAVLLLLAVLAGGGCLVLYLTLPPADVPPWLPAAGLGLVALPWAFWIATFAYRCRCSSGAAAAAASNVERQASSRNAVAPAPGSTSLKGARSARHAAEGRSPTASSAARRVRFGETTVLGEDRAAAGEDKDDDGSSVHSNESEAAPLAYNMQPSS